The proteins below are encoded in one region of Arthrobacter sp. CJ23:
- a CDS encoding YifB family Mg chelatase-like AAA ATPase produces MGVGRSYSVALLGLNGYIVEVEADIGQTLPNFVILGLPDAALNEAKERIRSAAQNSGIPLSRRKITANLIPASLPKRGSGFDLAITMAVLRAAGDIRSTAKTVFLAELGLDGRLRPVRGILPAVMAAVQAGYPDVVVAQPNMAEACLVPGANVRGYRTLARLAFDYGADPQDLALDYDPEDSQPADEEVPEGPAPDLSDVSGQGEARRALEVAAAGAHHVLLTGPPGAGKTMLAERLPGLLPDLADREAMEVTAIHSLSAVQASAVSLVRRPPFENPHHSATAAAIIGGGSGLPRPGAASRAHRGVLFLDEAPEYERRVLDALRQPLESGELVIHRSAGTAAYPARFQLVLAANPCPCGKASGKGLECTCTPTMRRRYYGRMSGPLLDRVDIQLHVERVSLADFGQPGSEEDTVTVARRVQEARQRQRERLGHLGLETNSQVPGRLLRGELRLPPATTRILDASLERGVLTARGYDRVLRLAWTLADLGHRDRPHGDDIGQALGLRQAAAAA; encoded by the coding sequence ATGGGCGTCGGGCGGAGCTATTCCGTGGCGCTGCTGGGCCTCAACGGCTACATCGTGGAGGTCGAGGCCGACATCGGCCAAACACTCCCCAACTTCGTCATTCTGGGCCTCCCCGACGCCGCTTTGAATGAAGCCAAGGAACGGATCCGCTCGGCGGCCCAGAACTCGGGCATTCCCCTGAGCCGGCGAAAGATCACCGCCAACCTCATCCCGGCCTCGCTGCCCAAACGCGGTTCCGGCTTCGACCTTGCCATCACCATGGCCGTGCTCCGGGCGGCGGGCGACATCCGGTCCACGGCAAAGACCGTGTTCCTGGCCGAACTCGGGCTGGACGGCAGGCTCAGGCCCGTCCGCGGGATCCTCCCGGCTGTCATGGCCGCCGTGCAGGCAGGGTATCCGGACGTGGTGGTGGCCCAGCCGAACATGGCTGAGGCATGCCTGGTTCCGGGAGCGAACGTCCGCGGCTACCGGACCTTGGCCCGGCTCGCCTTTGACTACGGTGCCGACCCGCAGGACCTGGCCCTCGATTATGATCCCGAGGACAGCCAACCGGCCGATGAAGAGGTTCCGGAAGGACCGGCCCCTGACCTCAGCGACGTCTCGGGCCAGGGCGAGGCCCGCCGGGCACTCGAGGTGGCCGCAGCGGGAGCCCATCACGTGCTCCTGACGGGGCCGCCCGGAGCCGGCAAGACCATGCTGGCGGAGAGACTCCCCGGACTGCTCCCGGATCTCGCTGACCGGGAAGCCATGGAGGTCACGGCGATCCACTCCCTGTCCGCGGTGCAGGCCTCGGCCGTTTCGCTGGTGCGCCGCCCGCCCTTTGAAAACCCGCACCACAGTGCCACCGCGGCGGCGATCATCGGCGGCGGCTCGGGCCTGCCCCGGCCCGGAGCCGCCTCGCGGGCGCACCGCGGTGTCCTGTTCCTTGACGAGGCGCCGGAATACGAACGCCGCGTCCTGGACGCCCTGCGCCAGCCCCTCGAGAGCGGCGAACTCGTCATCCACCGTTCCGCCGGAACGGCGGCCTACCCGGCCCGTTTCCAGCTTGTCCTGGCGGCCAACCCCTGCCCGTGCGGCAAGGCCTCCGGGAAGGGCCTGGAATGCACCTGCACGCCCACCATGCGCCGGCGCTACTACGGGCGCATGTCCGGGCCCCTGCTGGACAGGGTGGACATCCAGCTGCACGTGGAACGGGTTTCGCTGGCGGATTTCGGGCAACCGGGTTCCGAGGAGGACACGGTCACCGTCGCCCGAAGGGTACAGGAGGCGCGGCAGCGCCAGCGGGAACGGCTCGGGCACTTGGGGCTGGAGACCAACTCCCAGGTACCCGGGCGGCTGCTCAGGGGCGAGCTGCGCCTGCCGCCGGCAACCACCCGGATCCTTGATGCCTCCCTGGAGCGTGGCGTCCTCACGGCCCGTGGATACGACCGCGTGCTGCGGCTGGCTTGGACCCTGGCCGATCTCGGCCACCGGGACCGGCCGCACGGCGATGACATCGGACAGGCGCTCGGCCTTCGGCAGGCGGCCGCAGCGGCATGA
- a CDS encoding YraN family protein produces MRAKDLLGQHGEMLAAGFLETQGMRIVDRNWRCSDGEIDIVALDGDTLVVAEVKTRRSTAYGHPFEAVGTAKLARLHRLATSWCREHELRVPYRRVDVVSVIDDGVGEPMLEHLRGVG; encoded by the coding sequence ATGAGAGCCAAAGACTTGCTCGGCCAGCACGGTGAAATGCTGGCGGCCGGGTTCCTGGAAACGCAGGGCATGCGCATTGTGGACCGGAACTGGCGCTGTTCCGACGGCGAAATCGACATCGTGGCGCTGGACGGCGACACGTTGGTGGTTGCCGAGGTAAAGACCCGTCGCAGCACCGCCTACGGCCATCCGTTCGAAGCGGTCGGCACCGCGAAGCTCGCCCGCCTGCACCGGCTCGCTACCTCGTGGTGCCGGGAACACGAACTCCGCGTGCCGTACCGGCGGGTGGACGTCGTCTCGGTGATCGACGACGGCGTGGGCGAACCAATGCTCGAACACCTGCGGGGTGTCGGCTAG
- a CDS encoding DUF2469 domain-containing protein: MSAEDLENYETDMELQLYREYRDVVGLFSYVVETERRFYLANHVDLQARSADGEVYFDLTLQDAWVWDVYRSARFVKNVRVITFKDVNVEELPRNEDLALPKDGELGNLGDLGS; the protein is encoded by the coding sequence ATGAGCGCCGAGGACCTTGAGAACTATGAAACCGACATGGAGCTTCAGCTCTACCGCGAATACCGGGACGTCGTCGGTTTGTTCAGCTACGTTGTCGAGACCGAACGCCGGTTCTACCTGGCCAACCACGTCGACCTGCAGGCCCGCAGCGCCGACGGCGAGGTCTACTTCGATCTGACGCTGCAGGACGCCTGGGTGTGGGATGTGTACCGTTCCGCACGGTTCGTGAAGAACGTCCGCGTCATCACCTTCAAGGACGTCAACGTCGAGGAACTGCCCCGCAACGAGGACCTCGCCCTGCCCAAGGACGGCGAGCTGGGGAACCTGGGAGATCTCGGCAGCTGA
- a CDS encoding ribonuclease HII, giving the protein MATAATKEKKPPKLPTLDVERTFLAPGIRLLAGVDEVGRGALAGPVSVGIAVVDLENLVPLADVRDSKLLKPEDRDRLEPLVREWAAASAVGHASAREIDELGIVGALRLAGTRAWLDILAGGVRPDVVLLDGSHNWLSPEVQASLFDAGPAGPACEAPVHTRVKADMSCLSVAAASVLAKVARDHLMLELHAELPAFGWNENKGYGTAAHRDAIRAAGPSAYHRTSWNLL; this is encoded by the coding sequence ATGGCCACGGCAGCCACCAAGGAAAAGAAACCCCCGAAGCTTCCTACCCTGGATGTGGAGCGGACGTTCCTGGCCCCCGGCATCCGGCTACTGGCCGGCGTCGACGAGGTAGGCCGCGGTGCCCTGGCCGGGCCGGTGAGTGTCGGCATTGCCGTTGTGGACCTTGAGAACCTGGTGCCCTTGGCCGACGTCCGGGACAGCAAGCTGCTCAAGCCCGAGGACCGGGATCGCCTGGAACCCCTTGTGAGGGAATGGGCCGCCGCGTCCGCGGTGGGCCACGCCAGTGCCCGGGAGATCGACGAGCTCGGCATCGTGGGGGCCCTGCGGCTTGCCGGGACCCGCGCCTGGCTGGACATCCTGGCTGGCGGGGTGCGTCCCGACGTCGTACTGCTCGACGGCAGCCACAACTGGCTCTCGCCAGAGGTCCAGGCGTCCCTGTTCGACGCCGGTCCGGCGGGACCGGCGTGCGAGGCGCCAGTGCACACCCGTGTGAAGGCGGACATGAGCTGCCTCAGCGTGGCTGCCGCCAGCGTGCTGGCCAAGGTGGCCCGCGACCACCTGATGCTGGAGCTCCATGCGGAACTTCCGGCCTTCGGCTGGAATGAAAACAAGGGCTACGGCACTGCCGCGCACCGCGACGCCATCCGCGCCGCGGGACCCAGCGCCTACCACCGGACCAGCTGGAACCTGCTGTAG
- the lepB gene encoding signal peptidase I, protein MPETTPGTPERHDDVRPREGTRAAESPRRAAREAALAADNQAADAQAADARAADARAADRAGLEGAGGSAGARVEAAVPGRSEGATEDTAKDTGEGAGKKAKTGNPLLLWLKEIATVVVIAVVLSFLIKTFLFRAFYIPSESMVNTLDINDRIFINLLVPEPFALQRGDVVVFRDAQGWLPAAAQKPAGPFTWVQDGLEFVGLLPDDSEQHLVKRVVGLPGDRVRCCDASGRVSVNGVPLDESYVNPAEIPSPMSFDVVVPAGKVWVLGDNRNHSADSRLHQQVNGGFINISDVEGKATVIAWPLNRWNVLDNHPEVFSNVPAGAAPVSIGK, encoded by the coding sequence ATGCCGGAGACAACGCCCGGGACGCCCGAGCGGCACGACGACGTCCGGCCGAGGGAAGGGACTCGCGCCGCGGAGTCGCCGCGCCGCGCCGCACGCGAGGCAGCGCTGGCCGCCGACAACCAGGCTGCAGACGCGCAGGCGGCCGATGCGCGGGCGGCCGACGCGCGGGCGGCCGATCGGGCCGGCCTGGAGGGTGCGGGCGGCAGTGCCGGGGCGCGTGTCGAAGCAGCGGTCCCAGGCCGCTCGGAAGGCGCCACGGAAGACACGGCGAAGGACACCGGGGAAGGCGCCGGCAAGAAGGCCAAAACCGGAAACCCGTTGCTGCTCTGGCTGAAGGAGATCGCCACTGTGGTGGTCATCGCCGTCGTCCTGTCTTTCCTCATCAAGACGTTCCTGTTCAGGGCCTTCTACATCCCCTCTGAATCCATGGTCAACACCCTGGACATCAACGACCGCATCTTCATCAACCTGCTCGTGCCGGAACCCTTTGCCCTCCAGCGGGGCGACGTGGTGGTCTTCAGGGACGCCCAGGGCTGGCTGCCGGCCGCCGCGCAGAAGCCCGCTGGTCCCTTTACCTGGGTCCAGGACGGCCTGGAATTCGTGGGGCTGCTGCCCGACGACAGCGAACAGCACCTCGTGAAGCGCGTGGTTGGCCTGCCCGGTGACCGGGTGCGCTGCTGCGACGCCAGCGGACGTGTCAGCGTCAACGGCGTCCCGCTGGATGAAAGCTACGTGAACCCTGCCGAGATCCCCTCGCCGATGTCCTTCGACGTGGTTGTTCCCGCGGGGAAGGTCTGGGTCCTGGGGGACAACCGCAACCACTCGGCCGATTCGCGGCTGCACCAGCAGGTCAACGGCGGCTTCATCAATATTTCCGACGTGGAAGGCAAGGCCACGGTCATTGCCTGGCCGCTCAACCGCTGGAACGTCCTGGACAACCACCCGGAGGTCTTCAGCAACGTCCCGGCGGGCGCAGCCCCCGTATCCATCGGCAAGTAA
- the lepB gene encoding signal peptidase I: MDHTERQPRKQGWRFALMALVLAIAISGLVRSLWLDVYFIPSESMEPLLGTGDRILVSRTDYTSDPVRRGDIVVFDGRGSFAPLNSGKGPLADAASAVSQWLGVTGSDTTYVKRVIGMPGDHVVCCDANGQLTVNGQALEEPYLYPGDVPSAQKFDVIVPPGRLWLMGDHRSRSADSRGLLGAPGGGMVPLERVIGRPVQILWPLDRFAQTPRPAQAAPTSKNGQ; this comes from the coding sequence ATGGACCACACAGAACGCCAGCCCCGGAAACAGGGCTGGCGTTTTGCGTTGATGGCGCTGGTCCTTGCCATCGCCATCAGCGGCCTGGTCCGGTCCTTGTGGCTGGACGTGTACTTCATTCCCTCCGAATCCATGGAGCCGCTGCTTGGCACGGGCGACCGGATCCTGGTCTCGCGCACTGACTACACGTCCGATCCCGTCCGCCGCGGCGACATCGTGGTCTTTGACGGACGCGGCTCCTTTGCCCCGTTGAACAGCGGCAAGGGACCCTTGGCGGACGCGGCGTCCGCCGTGAGCCAGTGGCTGGGCGTGACTGGCAGCGACACCACCTACGTCAAACGCGTCATCGGGATGCCGGGGGACCACGTGGTGTGCTGCGACGCGAACGGGCAACTCACAGTCAACGGTCAGGCGCTTGAGGAACCATACTTGTACCCTGGCGACGTACCCAGCGCCCAGAAGTTCGATGTGATCGTCCCTCCCGGGCGCCTGTGGCTCATGGGCGACCACCGCTCCCGCTCGGCCGACTCCCGAGGACTCCTCGGCGCGCCGGGCGGCGGCATGGTCCCGCTTGAGCGTGTCATCGGCCGGCCGGTCCAGATCCTCTGGCCCCTTGATAGATTTGCACAAACGCCTCGCCCCGCGCAGGCCGCACCAACTTCGAAGAACGGACAGTAG
- the rplS gene encoding 50S ribosomal protein L19 codes for MHILDSVDAASLRNDVPAFRAGDTLKVHVNIIEGKNSRVQVFQGFVLGRQGDGVRETFTVRKVSFGVGVERTFPVHSPIIEKIEVVTKGDVRRAKLYYMRALRGKAAKIKEKRDFTTAK; via the coding sequence ATGCATATCCTCGATAGCGTAGACGCAGCCTCGCTGCGCAACGATGTTCCGGCGTTCCGCGCGGGTGACACCCTCAAGGTTCACGTCAACATCATCGAAGGCAAGAACTCCCGTGTCCAGGTATTCCAGGGCTTCGTCCTGGGTCGCCAGGGTGACGGCGTTCGCGAAACCTTCACCGTCCGCAAGGTTTCCTTCGGTGTCGGCGTAGAGCGTACCTTCCCGGTACACTCCCCGATCATCGAGAAGATCGAGGTTGTCACCAAGGGTGACGTCCGTCGCGCCAAGCTGTACTACATGCGCGCACTGCGCGGCAAGGCTGCGAAGATCAAGGAAAAGCGCGACTTCACCACCGCCAAGTAG
- the trmD gene encoding tRNA (guanosine(37)-N1)-methyltransferase TrmD → MRIDVVSIFPEYLAPLELSLIGKARQDGLLELNVHDLRTFTTDKHRTVDDTPYGGGAGMVMKPEPWAKALESVAGASEGAGAAEDSRKPVLIVPSPAGERFNQALAYELAEEEQLVFACGRYEGIDERVIEWAEEHFTVRPVSLGDYVLNGGEVAVLAMVEAIGRLLPGVVGNPESLIEESHSDGLLEYPVFTKPSSWRERDVPPVLLSGNHGKIAQWRRHEQFRRTADRRPDLLAEFDAGSLSRADRNAFKDLGYDVVDGRLRLRGGQED, encoded by the coding sequence ATGCGGATCGACGTCGTCAGCATTTTCCCGGAGTACCTCGCGCCGCTGGAGCTCTCGCTCATCGGCAAGGCGCGCCAGGACGGGCTGCTGGAGCTGAACGTCCACGATCTGCGGACGTTCACCACCGACAAGCACAGGACCGTGGACGACACGCCATACGGCGGCGGAGCAGGCATGGTCATGAAGCCCGAGCCCTGGGCGAAGGCCCTGGAATCCGTGGCAGGTGCCAGTGAAGGTGCCGGTGCTGCCGAAGACTCCCGCAAGCCCGTGCTGATCGTTCCCTCGCCGGCGGGGGAGCGTTTCAACCAGGCCCTCGCCTACGAACTCGCCGAAGAAGAGCAGTTGGTCTTCGCGTGTGGCCGGTACGAGGGAATCGACGAACGCGTCATCGAATGGGCCGAGGAACACTTCACGGTCCGTCCTGTCAGCCTGGGCGACTACGTGCTCAACGGCGGCGAAGTGGCCGTGCTGGCCATGGTGGAAGCCATCGGCCGGCTGCTGCCCGGCGTGGTGGGCAATCCGGAGTCTCTCATCGAGGAATCGCACTCCGACGGCCTGCTCGAATACCCGGTCTTCACCAAGCCCTCGTCCTGGCGCGAACGCGACGTGCCCCCGGTGCTCCTGAGCGGCAACCACGGCAAGATCGCCCAGTGGCGCCGCCACGAGCAGTTCCGCCGCACGGCGGACCGCCGTCCGGACCTGCTCGCGGAGTTCGACGCCGGCTCGCTGAGCCGTGCGGACCGCAACGCCTTCAAGGATCTCGGGTACGACGTCGTCGACGGCCGGTTGCGCCTGCGCGGCGGGCAAGAGGACTGA
- the rimM gene encoding ribosome maturation factor RimM (Essential for efficient processing of 16S rRNA), which translates to MQLQVARIGKPHGIRGEVTVQVLTDAPGERFVPGTEFVVEPASAGPLTVISARWNKDILLLGFEEIADRNAAEAIRGAKLFIETADIDDEDGDEGWYEHELVGLEARVGSQVVGKVSALNTMPVQDLLVVEDANGKEILIPFVDEIVPEVNIEEGYILLTPPAGLFEINDEAAGDDPDAEAGTESDADAGKDA; encoded by the coding sequence ATGCAGCTCCAGGTGGCCCGAATCGGCAAACCCCACGGCATCCGCGGCGAAGTCACCGTCCAGGTGCTCACCGACGCGCCCGGCGAGCGGTTTGTCCCCGGCACGGAGTTTGTTGTGGAGCCGGCGTCCGCCGGACCCCTCACCGTCATCAGCGCCCGCTGGAACAAGGACATCCTGCTGCTCGGCTTCGAAGAAATCGCCGACCGCAACGCTGCCGAAGCCATCCGCGGCGCCAAACTCTTCATCGAAACCGCAGACATCGACGACGAGGACGGCGACGAGGGCTGGTACGAGCACGAGCTCGTCGGCCTCGAAGCCCGCGTCGGCTCGCAGGTGGTCGGCAAGGTCTCCGCGCTGAACACCATGCCGGTCCAGGACCTCCTCGTCGTCGAAGACGCCAACGGCAAGGAAATCCTCATTCCGTTCGTCGATGAGATCGTCCCCGAGGTGAACATCGAGGAAGGCTACATCCTCCTCACGCCGCCCGCCGGGCTTTTTGAGATCAACGACGAGGCCGCGGGCGACGACCCCGACGCCGAGGCCGGCACCGAATCCGACGCCGACGCCGGGAAAGACGCCTAG
- a CDS encoding RNA-binding protein: protein MLAEALEHLVRGIVDSPEDVKVSAKNNRRGESLEVRVHQDDLGRVIGRQGRTARALRTVVAALAGGEQVRVDVVDTDRRR, encoded by the coding sequence TTGCTGGCAGAAGCGCTCGAGCACCTGGTCCGCGGGATCGTTGACAGCCCTGAGGATGTCAAGGTCAGTGCCAAGAACAACCGCCGCGGGGAATCCCTCGAGGTGCGCGTTCACCAGGACGACCTCGGACGGGTGATCGGCCGCCAGGGACGCACCGCACGCGCACTGCGCACTGTGGTTGCTGCACTGGCCGGTGGCGAGCAGGTCAGGGTCGACGTCGTCGACACCGACCGCCGCCGGTAG
- the rpsP gene encoding 30S ribosomal protein S16 has protein sequence MAVKIRLKRFGKMRAPYYRIVVMDSRAKRDGRAIEEIGKYHPTEEPSYIEVVSDRAQYWLSVGAQPTEQVAAILKITGDWQKFKGLPGQEGTLKTKAPKAAFVAPEKGSVIIPEAITKKAKKDEAAEAPAEAAEAETTEAE, from the coding sequence GTGGCCGTAAAGATTCGCCTTAAGCGCTTCGGTAAGATGCGCGCACCGTACTACCGCATCGTCGTCATGGACTCCCGCGCAAAGCGCGATGGCCGTGCGATCGAAGAGATCGGCAAGTACCACCCGACCGAAGAGCCGTCGTACATCGAGGTCGTTTCCGACCGCGCCCAGTACTGGCTCTCCGTCGGCGCCCAGCCGACCGAGCAGGTTGCCGCGATCCTCAAGATCACCGGTGACTGGCAGAAGTTCAAGGGCCTCCCGGGCCAGGAAGGCACCCTGAAGACCAAGGCTCCGAAGGCTGCCTTCGTTGCACCGGAGAAGGGTTCCGTCATCATCCCGGAAGCCATCACCAAGAAGGCCAAGAAGGACGAAGCTGCTGAAGCTCCGGCCGAGGCTGCTGAAGCAGAGACCACCGAGGCTGAGTAA
- a CDS encoding VOC family protein — MTTPSSQDLLPAELTMGTVMLKVGDMKLMSGYYRDALGLDAVAEQDGGVYFGRVGKPLVHLSPAAGLHIPGRGEAGLFHTALLFEDQAALAATVATAAQFEPQAFVGSADHLVSEAFYFTDPEGNGIELYYDKPREGWQWNGNTVVMDSLPLPPQRYLQQHLSEAAVSGQRGANAGVGHVHLQVGDVQTAQDFYVDALGFEKTAGWHGQALFVSAGGYHHHMAMNVWNSRGAGPRKDTLGLGEVVIEVPSGDDIGALADRLKVAGIESHHTGLELRFEDPWRNRLRVAIR, encoded by the coding sequence ATGACCACACCATCCAGCCAGGACCTTCTTCCTGCCGAACTCACCATGGGCACCGTCATGCTCAAGGTCGGCGACATGAAGCTCATGAGCGGCTACTACCGGGACGCCCTGGGCCTGGACGCCGTGGCCGAGCAGGACGGCGGCGTCTACTTCGGCCGCGTCGGCAAGCCGCTGGTGCACCTTTCCCCGGCGGCCGGGCTCCACATCCCCGGCCGGGGCGAAGCGGGCCTGTTCCACACCGCCCTGCTGTTCGAAGACCAGGCCGCGCTCGCCGCCACGGTGGCCACCGCCGCGCAGTTCGAGCCGCAGGCCTTCGTAGGGAGCGCCGACCACCTGGTCAGCGAGGCCTTCTACTTCACGGACCCCGAGGGCAACGGCATCGAGCTCTACTACGACAAGCCCCGCGAAGGCTGGCAGTGGAACGGCAATACTGTTGTCATGGACAGCCTTCCGCTGCCCCCTCAGCGCTACCTCCAGCAGCACCTGAGCGAAGCCGCCGTGAGCGGCCAGCGTGGGGCGAACGCCGGCGTCGGGCATGTCCACCTCCAGGTGGGTGACGTGCAGACGGCGCAGGACTTCTACGTGGACGCCCTCGGCTTCGAAAAGACCGCCGGCTGGCATGGGCAGGCGCTGTTCGTTTCCGCCGGCGGCTACCACCACCACATGGCCATGAATGTCTGGAACAGCCGGGGTGCCGGTCCGCGCAAAGACACGCTGGGCCTGGGCGAGGTAGTGATCGAAGTGCCGTCCGGCGATGACATCGGTGCCCTGGCCGACCGCCTCAAGGTCGCGGGCATCGAAAGCCACCACACCGGCCTGGAGCTGCGCTTCGAGGATCCGTGGCGTAACCGGCTCCGAGTGGCCATCCGCTGA
- a CDS encoding amidohydrolase family protein, whose product MANIIEFSGTVLTGTEQERRGLWSVDGLLTFERPAAEPDAVLDGWVVPGFVDAHCHVGLGKGGAVDEGTALAQATADRDAGTLLIRDAGSASDTRWIQQRPDMPRLIRAGRHIARSRRYIRGLGEEVEPADLVEAVRKQARAGDGWVKLVGDWIDRGTGDLAACFPAATVKDAIAAAHDEGARVTAHCFAEDTIDDMLDAGIDCIEHATGLLPRHIPRLVGQGVPIVPTLVNIETFPDIAVQAAGKFPVYAAHMTRLWERRKERVLEAFEAGVAVRAGTDAGSVIRHGRIADEILALHDAGLPAAAALDAACWGARDWLGVEGIGEGASADVVLCADDPRADLSTVRGLRHIVLRGNIIRTNSAG is encoded by the coding sequence ATGGCCAACATCATCGAATTCAGCGGAACCGTGCTCACCGGGACCGAGCAGGAGCGTCGCGGGCTCTGGTCCGTGGACGGGCTACTGACGTTCGAACGGCCGGCCGCGGAACCGGACGCGGTGCTGGACGGCTGGGTGGTGCCCGGCTTCGTAGACGCGCACTGCCATGTGGGCCTCGGCAAGGGCGGCGCTGTTGACGAAGGGACCGCCCTGGCCCAGGCCACGGCAGACCGCGACGCCGGAACTCTGCTGATCCGTGACGCCGGCTCGGCCAGCGACACACGCTGGATCCAGCAGCGGCCGGACATGCCGCGGCTCATCAGGGCGGGGCGCCACATTGCCAGGAGCCGCCGCTACATCCGGGGCCTGGGCGAGGAAGTGGAACCGGCGGACCTCGTGGAGGCCGTCCGCAAGCAGGCCCGTGCCGGCGACGGCTGGGTCAAGCTGGTGGGCGACTGGATCGACCGGGGGACCGGTGACCTGGCGGCCTGCTTTCCGGCCGCGACCGTCAAGGACGCCATTGCCGCCGCGCACGACGAGGGCGCCCGCGTCACGGCGCACTGCTTCGCCGAGGACACCATCGATGACATGCTCGACGCCGGGATCGACTGCATCGAGCACGCCACGGGCCTGCTCCCGCGGCACATCCCGCGGCTGGTCGGCCAGGGTGTGCCGATCGTCCCCACGCTGGTCAATATCGAAACCTTCCCGGACATCGCCGTCCAGGCCGCCGGCAAGTTCCCCGTCTACGCGGCACACATGACCAGGCTGTGGGAGCGCCGCAAGGAGCGCGTCCTGGAAGCCTTCGAAGCCGGTGTGGCGGTCCGTGCCGGGACCGACGCCGGGAGCGTCATCCGGCATGGCCGGATTGCCGATGAGATCCTGGCACTGCACGACGCCGGCCTCCCGGCTGCCGCTGCCTTGGACGCCGCCTGCTGGGGAGCCCGGGACTGGCTTGGGGTCGAGGGTATCGGCGAAGGCGCCAGCGCCGACGTCGTGCTCTGCGCGGACGATCCGCGCGCGGACCTGTCCACCGTGCGTGGACTCAGGCACATCGTGCTGCGCGGGAACATTATCCGGACGAATTCGGCCGGTTAG